GCTGAAAAATAAGCATGTGGTTTCCCCCTTTTTACAAAATAAAAAAGAGCCCGCAATCACAGCTTTCTTTTTGTCGGCTAAAAAAAGACAAAAAGAACCCTATGATGACAGGCTCCTCCAGTTGCGAATCAAATATTCACTTATCGTACACAAATATTATAACAAAGCCAGCAGAAAAAGTAAACACTTGGTGACAAATGCTCCTCAGCGTGTGAAGATAGAGCAAAAACTGGAGGAGGAACAGACATGGCGAAAATCAGCAAAGAGAATGCAGAGCATTATCATTGGGGAGATCAATGTGATGGCTGGCATCTGGTCAAAGGCCAAGAGCTCAGCGTCATTCATGAGCGGATGCCAGGAAATACAGCAGAAGTTCGCCATTATCACGAGAGGTCGCGACAGTTTTTCTTCGTGCTGTCAGGACAGGCTATGCTCGAAGTGGATGGCGT
The window above is part of the Brevibacillus brevis NBRC 100599 genome. Proteins encoded here:
- a CDS encoding cupin domain-containing protein; translation: MAKISKENAEHYHWGDQCDGWHLVKGQELSVIHERMPGNTAEVRHYHERSRQFFFVLSGQAMLEVDGVRNVINRQEGVEVPPGVKHQMKNEGAEDVEFLVISQPTTRGDRIQEN